A region from the Lutra lutra chromosome 1, mLutLut1.2, whole genome shotgun sequence genome encodes:
- the NR2C2AP gene encoding nuclear receptor 2C2-associated protein translates to MTHSLVCPETVSRVSSVLNRDTRQFGKKHLFDQNEETCWNSDQGPSQWVILEFPQRIRVSQLQIQFQGGFSSRRGHLEGSQGSEALSKIVDFYPKDNNSLQTFPVPAAEVDQLKVTLEDATDFFGRVVIYHLRVLGERV, encoded by the exons ATGACCCACTCTTTGGTTTGTCCAGAGACAGTGAGCAG GGTGAGTTCAGTGCTGAATCGCGACACCCGGCAGTTTGGAAAGAAGCATCTGTTCGACCAGAATGAGGAGACGTGCTGGAACTCGGACCAG GGCCCCTCCCAGTGGGTGATACTAGAGTTTCCCCAGCGCATCCGTGTCTCCCAGCTGCAGATCCAGTTCCAGGGGGGCTTCTCCAGTCGCCGGGGCCACCTGGAAG GTTCCCAGGGAAGTGAGGCTCTTAGCAAGATTGTGGACTTCTATCCCAAGGACAACAACTCCCTTCAG acCTTCCCTGTGCCAGCTGCCGAGGTGGACCAGCTGAAGGTGACCCTTGAGGACGCCACGGACTTTTTTGGCCGAGTTGTCATCTACCACCTGCGGGTGCTGGGGGAGAGGGTGTGA
- the RFXANK gene encoding DNA-binding protein RFXANK isoform X1 yields the protein MEPTQPAEDLGVTQQLPIPEFGDPEDPGDEAPDGSDTVVLSLFPCTLEPGNPEPDAGASSPQGGSSLKHSTTLTNRQRGNEVSALPATLDSLSIHQLAAQGELSQLKEHLRKGDNLINKPDEHGFTPLIWASAFGEIETVRFLLEWGADPHILAKERESALSLASMGGYTDIVGLLLERDVDINIYDWNGGTPLLYAVRGNHVKCVEALLARGADLTTEADSGYTPMDLAVALGYRKVQQVIENHILKLFQSNLVPTDPE from the exons ATGGAGCCCACCCAGCCTGCAGAAGACCTCGGTGTGACCCAGCAGCTTCCTATCCCCGAATTTGGGGACCCTGAAGATCCTGGGGATGAGGCCCCGGATGGCTCAGACACTGTGGTGCTCAGTCTTTTCCCCTGCACTCTGGAGCCTGGGAATCCTGAACCGGACGCTGGTGCCTCCTCACCTCAGG GCGGCAGCTCCCTGAAGCATTCCACAACCCTCACCAACCGGCAGCGGGGGAATGAGGTTTCTGCCCTGCCGGCCACCCTGGACT CCCTGTCCATTCACCAGCTTGCAGCCCAGGGGGAGCTGAGCCAGCTGAAGGAACATCTGAGGAAAG GCGACAACCTCATCAACAAGCCGGACGAGCATGGCTTCACCCCCCTCATCTGGGCCTCCGCCTTTGGAGAAATCGAGACTGTCCGCTTCTTGCTCGAGTGG GGTGCTGACCCCCACATCCTGGCCAAGGAGCGGGAAAGTGCCCTGTCACTGGCCAGCATGGGAGGCTACACAGACATCGTAGGGCTGCTACTCGAGCGTGATGTGGACATCAACATCTACGACTGG AATGGAGGGACACCACTGCTGTACGCCGTGCGTGGGAACCATGTGAAGTGCGTAGAAGCCTTGCTGG CCCGAGGAGCTGATCTCACCACTGAGGCTGACTCTGGCTATACCCCAATGGATCTTGCCGTAGCCCTAGGATATCGGAAAG TTCAACAGGTTATCGAGAACCACAtcctcaaactcttccagagCAACCTGGTGCCCACAGATCCTGAGTGA
- the RFXANK gene encoding DNA-binding protein RFXANK isoform X2, with translation MEPTQPAEDLGVTQQLPIPEFGDPEDPGDEAPDGSDTVVLSLFPCTLEPGNPEPDAGASSPQGGSSLKHSTTLTNRQRGNEVSALPATLDSLSIHQLAAQGELSQLKEHLRKGDNLINKPDEHGFTPLIWASAFGEIETVRFLLEWGADPHILAKERESALSLASMGGYTDIVGLLLERDVDINIYDWNGGTPLLYAVRGNHVKCVEALLVQQVIENHILKLFQSNLVPTDPE, from the exons ATGGAGCCCACCCAGCCTGCAGAAGACCTCGGTGTGACCCAGCAGCTTCCTATCCCCGAATTTGGGGACCCTGAAGATCCTGGGGATGAGGCCCCGGATGGCTCAGACACTGTGGTGCTCAGTCTTTTCCCCTGCACTCTGGAGCCTGGGAATCCTGAACCGGACGCTGGTGCCTCCTCACCTCAGG GCGGCAGCTCCCTGAAGCATTCCACAACCCTCACCAACCGGCAGCGGGGGAATGAGGTTTCTGCCCTGCCGGCCACCCTGGACT CCCTGTCCATTCACCAGCTTGCAGCCCAGGGGGAGCTGAGCCAGCTGAAGGAACATCTGAGGAAAG GCGACAACCTCATCAACAAGCCGGACGAGCATGGCTTCACCCCCCTCATCTGGGCCTCCGCCTTTGGAGAAATCGAGACTGTCCGCTTCTTGCTCGAGTGG GGTGCTGACCCCCACATCCTGGCCAAGGAGCGGGAAAGTGCCCTGTCACTGGCCAGCATGGGAGGCTACACAGACATCGTAGGGCTGCTACTCGAGCGTGATGTGGACATCAACATCTACGACTGG AATGGAGGGACACCACTGCTGTACGCCGTGCGTGGGAACCATGTGAAGTGCGTAGAAGCCTTGCTGG TTCAACAGGTTATCGAGAACCACAtcctcaaactcttccagagCAACCTGGTGCCCACAGATCCTGAGTGA
- the BORCS8 gene encoding BLOC-1-related complex subunit 8 isoform X1 has translation MEEPEMQLKGKKVTDKFTESVYVLANEPSVALYRLQEHVRRSLPELAQHKADMQRWEEQSQGAIYTVEYACSAVKNLVDSSLYFRSVEGLLKQAISIRDHMNATAQGHSPEEPPLPSSA, from the exons ATGGAGGAACCGGAGATGCAGCTCAAGGGAAAGAAAG TCACAGACAAGTTCACTGAGAGCGTCTACGTCCTGGCCAACGAGCCGTCCGTGGCCCTATACCGGCTGCAGGAGCATGTGCGCCGCTCTCTGCCCGAGCTGGCCCAGCATAAG GCCGACATGCAGcggtgggaggagcagagccaGGGAGCCATTTACACAGTGGAGTATGCCTGCAG CGCCGTGAAGAACCTGGTGGACAGCAGCCTCTACTTCCGCAGCGTGGAGGGTCTTCTCAAACAGGCCATCAGCATCCGGGACCACATGAACGCCACCGCGCAGGGCCACAG CCCTGAGGAACCACCCCTGCCCTCCTCAGCCTGA
- the BORCS8 gene encoding BLOC-1-related complex subunit 8 isoform X2, giving the protein MDHITDKFTESVYVLANEPSVALYRLQEHVRRSLPELAQHKADMQRWEEQSQGAIYTVEYACSAVKNLVDSSLYFRSVEGLLKQAISIRDHMNATAQGHSPEEPPLPSSA; this is encoded by the exons ATGGATCATA TCACAGACAAGTTCACTGAGAGCGTCTACGTCCTGGCCAACGAGCCGTCCGTGGCCCTATACCGGCTGCAGGAGCATGTGCGCCGCTCTCTGCCCGAGCTGGCCCAGCATAAG GCCGACATGCAGcggtgggaggagcagagccaGGGAGCCATTTACACAGTGGAGTATGCCTGCAG CGCCGTGAAGAACCTGGTGGACAGCAGCCTCTACTTCCGCAGCGTGGAGGGTCTTCTCAAACAGGCCATCAGCATCCGGGACCACATGAACGCCACCGCGCAGGGCCACAG CCCTGAGGAACCACCCCTGCCCTCCTCAGCCTGA